In Streptomyces sp. SN-593, a single genomic region encodes these proteins:
- a CDS encoding DedA family protein, giving the protein MMNLALGPSWLDPNHLINTYGLWGVLLVVFAESGLLIGFFLPGDSLLFTTGLLVASGTLHQPLAVVAALIAVAAVAGEQTGYWFGRKVGPSLFSRPESRLFKMENIEKAHAFFERHGPKAIVMACFVPIVRTFTPIVAGVSRMNYRTFATFNIIGGTLWGAGVTLLGYWLGQIAFVRDNIEAILVLVVLVSVVPVGIEFLRSRRKSAAEGADAAPAAGAGRGEGGALATADLGAETVAATAPRGGRHRATKR; this is encoded by the coding sequence GTGATGAACCTCGCGCTCGGACCGAGCTGGCTCGACCCGAACCATCTGATCAACACCTACGGCCTGTGGGGCGTGCTGCTGGTCGTGTTCGCCGAGTCCGGACTGCTGATCGGCTTCTTCCTGCCCGGTGACTCGCTGCTGTTCACCACCGGGCTGCTGGTCGCGTCCGGCACCCTGCACCAGCCGCTGGCCGTGGTGGCCGCGCTGATCGCGGTGGCGGCGGTGGCGGGGGAGCAGACCGGCTACTGGTTCGGCCGCAAGGTCGGGCCCTCGCTCTTCTCCCGGCCGGAGTCCCGGCTGTTCAAGATGGAGAACATCGAGAAGGCGCACGCCTTCTTCGAGCGGCACGGGCCGAAGGCGATCGTGATGGCCTGCTTCGTGCCCATCGTGCGGACCTTCACCCCGATCGTGGCCGGCGTCAGCCGGATGAACTACCGGACCTTCGCGACCTTCAACATCATCGGCGGCACCCTGTGGGGCGCCGGCGTCACGCTCCTGGGCTACTGGCTCGGACAGATCGCGTTCGTCCGGGACAACATCGAGGCGATCCTCGTCCTGGTGGTGCTCGTCTCCGTGGTGCCGGTGGGCATCGAGTTCCTGCGCTCGCGCCGCAAGTCCGCGGCGGAGGGCGCGGACGCCGCTCCGGCGGCGGGCGCCGGGCGGGGCGAGGGCGGCGCCCTGGCGACCGCGGACCTGGGCGCCGAGACGGTCGCCGCCACCGCCCCGCGCGGCGGTCGGCACCGCGCGACGAAGCGCTGA
- a CDS encoding alpha/beta hydrolase: MTKIAAIDTTVLAQAIKKMDTGAHTLTTNCQSLTSQFGTYGLDTTNLRKLEAIATWTRDQLPDLRRRHALAVQIGQGDPHVKVPEPISVPVADAYLFQQATKNHDQAGLDLVKSDLARNLGDPAFLKAYADASPDDITAFQGLPAVDADKLSRLRLAECLKATDCPQQLKDLSAYLDGNSISQPFLLGFDAKGKGHVALSFGNPDTAKNTAVYVPGTGAHASDGDMDRALTLFNSANGTKNGTPHSTASIYWLGYDAPGWSVPGPASPASANDGAPKLAAFVKALQADHTGSGHLTVIGHSYGTTLVGDAAAHFGMRPNDIVFVGSPGVTVEKASQLGIGADHVWASKKKFDPVPEIALPLDPLHFLDDHSDLFGNDPTSTTFGGRTFDSGDGSGEGHAHSEYWDAGPSLDNMTRIVTGHPGKVSAMSTEEKAGALPNFADFVVDPGAGVDELVGSGLQNAGHAIGGYWGRPVEDSGDVLHDVGQTQNDLISSVTDLASADPGATVHDLEDAGSSVVDAGKNAVHVVTDFF; this comes from the coding sequence ATGACCAAGATCGCGGCGATAGACACCACCGTGCTCGCCCAGGCCATCAAGAAGATGGACACCGGCGCCCACACGCTCACCACCAACTGCCAGTCGCTGACGAGCCAGTTCGGCACGTACGGCCTCGACACGACCAACCTGCGCAAGCTGGAGGCCATCGCCACCTGGACCCGTGACCAACTCCCCGACCTGCGCCGCCGGCACGCCCTGGCGGTGCAGATCGGCCAGGGCGACCCCCATGTCAAGGTCCCCGAGCCCATCTCCGTCCCGGTCGCGGACGCGTACCTCTTCCAGCAGGCGACGAAGAACCACGACCAGGCCGGCCTGGACCTGGTCAAGAGCGACCTGGCCAGGAACCTGGGCGATCCCGCCTTCCTCAAGGCGTACGCCGACGCGTCCCCCGACGACATCACCGCGTTCCAGGGGCTGCCGGCGGTCGACGCGGACAAGCTCAGCCGCCTGCGGCTGGCGGAGTGCCTGAAGGCGACGGACTGCCCGCAGCAGCTCAAGGACCTGTCGGCGTACCTCGACGGGAACAGCATCAGCCAGCCGTTCCTGCTCGGGTTCGACGCCAAGGGCAAAGGCCACGTGGCCCTGTCCTTCGGCAACCCGGACACCGCGAAGAACACCGCCGTCTACGTCCCCGGCACCGGCGCCCACGCAAGCGACGGCGACATGGACCGCGCGCTGACGCTGTTCAACTCCGCCAACGGCACGAAGAACGGGACGCCCCACTCGACGGCGTCGATCTACTGGCTGGGGTACGACGCGCCGGGCTGGAGCGTGCCCGGGCCGGCGTCGCCGGCCTCCGCCAACGACGGCGCGCCGAAGCTGGCCGCGTTCGTGAAGGCGTTGCAGGCCGACCACACCGGCAGCGGCCACCTCACGGTGATCGGCCACAGCTACGGGACCACGCTGGTGGGCGACGCGGCCGCGCACTTCGGGATGCGGCCGAACGACATCGTCTTCGTCGGCTCCCCCGGTGTCACCGTGGAGAAGGCGTCCCAACTCGGCATCGGGGCCGACCACGTGTGGGCGAGCAAGAAGAAGTTCGATCCCGTCCCGGAGATCGCCCTGCCGCTCGATCCCCTGCACTTCCTGGACGACCACAGCGACCTTTTCGGCAACGACCCGACCTCCACCACGTTCGGGGGCAGGACCTTCGACTCCGGGGACGGCAGCGGCGAAGGGCACGCCCACAGCGAGTACTGGGACGCGGGACCGTCCCTGGACAACATGACCCGCATCGTGACCGGGCACCCGGGCAAGGTCTCCGCGATGTCCACCGAGGAGAAGGCCGGCGCGCTGCCCAACTTCGCCGACTTCGTCGTGGACCCGGGGGCGGGCGTCGACGAACTGGTCGGCTCCGGGCTCCAGAACGCGGGCCACGCGATCGGCGGATACTGGGGGCGGCCGGTGGAGGACAGCGGTGACGTGCTCCACGACGTCGGCCAGACGCAGAACGACCTCATCAGCTCCGTCACCGACCTGGCCAGCGCCGATCCGGGAGCGACCGTGCACGACCTTGAGGACGCCGGCAGTTCGGTCGTGGACGCGGGCAAGAACGCCGTCCACGTGGTGACCGACTTCTTCTAG
- a CDS encoding RNA polymerase sigma-70 factor, whose translation MTSGSAEEFTEYRRRMFGLAYRLLGSAEEAEDAVQDAYLRWSRADRAAIEQPGAWLAKVVTNLCVNRLTSARARRERYVGPWLPEPVLTREGALGPLESAEQRDAVSTALLVLLERLNPTERAVYVLREAFGYSHRDIAGVLDLTEANSRQVYGRAVKRVAARETRFTPAVERQRALVESFVSAAREGDLARLERLLAEDVAWWSDGGGKASAARRPILGRVRVMRFLSGTVGKLGGVPGDVLAVRVIEANGSPAVAVWLGGRLYAVVGMDVRGDAIAGVWAVLNPEKLAFAARQLAEAA comes from the coding sequence GTGACGTCTGGGAGCGCCGAGGAGTTCACGGAGTACCGCCGCAGGATGTTCGGCCTGGCCTACCGGCTGCTCGGGTCCGCCGAGGAGGCGGAGGACGCGGTGCAGGACGCGTACCTGCGGTGGAGCCGCGCCGACCGGGCCGCGATCGAGCAGCCGGGCGCGTGGCTCGCCAAGGTCGTCACCAACCTGTGCGTGAACCGGCTGACGTCGGCCCGGGCCCGGCGCGAACGCTACGTCGGGCCCTGGCTGCCGGAGCCGGTGCTGACCCGGGAGGGCGCGCTCGGGCCGCTGGAGTCCGCCGAGCAGCGCGACGCCGTGTCCACCGCGCTGCTGGTGCTGCTGGAGCGGCTGAACCCCACCGAGCGCGCGGTGTACGTGCTGCGCGAGGCGTTCGGCTACAGCCACCGGGACATCGCCGGGGTGCTCGACCTGACCGAGGCCAACTCCCGCCAGGTGTACGGCAGGGCGGTCAAGCGGGTGGCGGCCCGGGAGACCCGGTTCACGCCCGCGGTGGAGCGGCAGCGCGCGCTCGTCGAGTCCTTCGTCAGCGCGGCGCGCGAGGGCGACCTCGCGCGGCTGGAGAGACTGCTCGCCGAGGACGTCGCCTGGTGGAGCGACGGCGGCGGCAAGGCCAGCGCGGCCCGGCGCCCGATCCTGGGCCGGGTGAGGGTGATGCGCTTCCTGTCCGGCACCGTCGGCAAGCTCGGCGGCGTCCCCGGCGACGTGCTGGCGGTGCGCGTGATCGAGGCGAACGGCTCCCCGGCGGTGGCGGTGTGGCTCGGCGGGCGGCTGTACGCGGTCGTCGGGATGGACGTGCGCGGCGACGCCATCGCCGGCGTGTGGGCGGTGCTGAACCCGGAGAAGCTGGCCTTCGCGGCGCGCCAGCTCGCCGAGGCGGCGTAG
- a CDS encoding helix-turn-helix domain-containing protein yields MSNSNGDASSDQRPSARRIYAKELARQREKTGLSLIQLGAETKYEQSYLHRLEKGERLGSSDVPRVLDKFYGTGDLLADLWELAKLEKKQGRYEGFMDVETEAGGMQEFVAGVIPGLLQTERYAEALFRTRRGLPEHVVAERVRQRMERQARIFGTANLLDYRGLIDEGALRRGIKDPDAWAEQLERLIQAAELPHVTLHVVPFEAGPNDLLGGSLTMLWLPSGRNIAYLEGSINGQLIEDSEEVEHLRLAYDRFRDFALTPEHSLAMIRTALEDHASCSLLPRT; encoded by the coding sequence ATGAGCAACAGCAACGGCGACGCCAGCAGTGACCAGAGGCCCTCCGCGCGGCGGATCTACGCCAAGGAGCTGGCCCGGCAGCGGGAGAAGACGGGCCTGAGCCTGATCCAGCTCGGCGCGGAGACCAAGTACGAGCAGTCCTACCTGCACCGGCTGGAGAAGGGCGAACGCCTCGGCTCGTCCGACGTCCCCAGGGTGCTCGACAAGTTCTACGGCACCGGCGACCTGCTCGCGGACCTGTGGGAACTGGCCAAGCTGGAGAAGAAACAGGGCCGGTACGAGGGCTTCATGGACGTGGAGACGGAAGCCGGTGGAATGCAGGAGTTCGTCGCGGGGGTGATCCCCGGACTGCTCCAGACCGAGCGGTATGCCGAGGCGTTGTTTCGCACGCGGCGAGGGCTCCCCGAGCACGTAGTGGCGGAGCGCGTGCGCCAGCGGATGGAGCGCCAAGCGCGAATCTTCGGGACCGCCAACTTGCTGGACTACCGAGGCCTGATCGACGAGGGGGCGCTTCGACGCGGCATCAAGGACCCGGATGCTTGGGCGGAGCAGCTTGAACGGCTCATTCAGGCAGCAGAGTTGCCTCACGTCACGCTGCACGTCGTGCCGTTCGAGGCAGGTCCGAACGACTTGCTGGGCGGCTCCCTGACGATGCTCTGGTTGCCCAGCGGCCGCAACATTGCCTACTTGGAAGGCAGCATCAATGGCCAGTTGATCGAGGATTCCGAGGAGGTGGAGCACCTGCGGTTGGCCTACGATCGCTTCAGGGACTTCGCGCTCACGCCGGAGCATTCCTTGGCCATGATCCGAACCGCACTGGAGGACCACGCATCATGTTCACTCCTGCCACGGACCTGA
- a CDS encoding DUF397 domain-containing protein, translated as MFTPATDLSAATWRKSSYSNADGGNCVEVADGFTGVVPVRDSKDPQGPALAFSAEAWASFVGAVRADEFPRV; from the coding sequence ATGTTCACTCCTGCCACGGACCTGAGCGCTGCCACGTGGCGCAAGTCGTCGTACAGCAACGCCGATGGGGGCAACTGCGTCGAGGTCGCCGACGGCTTCACGGGTGTGGTCCCGGTCCGCGACTCGAAGGACCCCCAGGGGCCCGCGCTGGCGTTCTCCGCGGAGGCGTGGGCGTCGTTCGTGGGCGCGGTGCGCGCCGACGAGTTCCCGAGGGTCTGA
- a CDS encoding RNA polymerase sigma factor has translation MDEALLRGLTPVVLAILVRRGADFAAAEDAVQDALVEAVRTWPAEPPRDPKGWLVTVAWRRFLDATRADAARRRREDAVDAEPDAGPASAADDTLRLYFLCAHPSLTPSSAVALTLRAVGGLTTRQIARAYLVPEATMAQRISRAKRTVSGVRLDRPGDVATVLRVLYLVFNEGYSGDVDLAAEAIRLTRQLAARIDHPEAAGLLALMLLHHARRAARTAPDGALVPLAEQDRGRWDTRMIAEGVRVLQAALARDRLGEYQAQAAIASLHADAPTAEETDWVQIVEWYDELVRLTGSPVVRLNRAVAVGEADGPRPGLAALAEVDASLPRHAAVAAYLRERDGDLAAAARLYAEAAHEATNLAERDHLTRQAARLNARRPG, from the coding sequence ATGGACGAGGCGCTGCTGCGCGGCCTCACCCCCGTCGTGCTCGCGATCCTCGTCCGCCGCGGAGCGGACTTCGCGGCGGCCGAGGACGCCGTGCAGGACGCCCTGGTCGAGGCGGTCCGGACCTGGCCGGCCGAGCCGCCGCGCGATCCGAAGGGCTGGCTGGTCACCGTGGCCTGGCGCCGGTTCCTCGACGCGACCCGGGCGGACGCCGCCCGCCGGCGGCGCGAGGACGCCGTGGACGCGGAGCCGGACGCCGGTCCCGCGTCCGCGGCCGACGACACCCTCCGGCTCTACTTCCTGTGCGCCCACCCCTCGCTGACCCCGTCCTCCGCGGTCGCCCTCACGCTGCGCGCCGTCGGCGGGCTCACCACCCGGCAGATCGCCCGGGCCTACCTGGTGCCCGAGGCGACCATGGCCCAGCGGATCAGCCGCGCCAAGCGCACCGTGTCCGGGGTGCGCCTCGACCGGCCCGGCGACGTGGCGACGGTGCTGCGCGTGCTCTACCTCGTCTTCAACGAGGGCTACTCCGGCGACGTGGACCTCGCCGCCGAGGCGATCCGGCTCACCCGGCAGCTCGCGGCCCGGATCGACCACCCCGAAGCCGCGGGGCTGCTCGCCCTGATGCTGCTGCACCACGCGCGCCGCGCCGCGCGCACCGCCCCCGACGGCGCCCTGGTGCCGCTGGCCGAGCAGGACCGCGGCCGGTGGGACACCCGGATGATCGCCGAGGGCGTACGCGTCCTCCAGGCCGCCCTCGCGCGCGACCGGCTGGGCGAGTACCAGGCCCAGGCCGCCATCGCGTCCCTGCACGCGGACGCGCCCACGGCGGAGGAGACCGACTGGGTGCAGATCGTGGAGTGGTACGACGAGTTGGTGCGGTTGACCGGCAGCCCGGTGGTCCGGCTCAACCGCGCGGTGGCCGTCGGCGAGGCGGACGGTCCGCGCCCCGGCCTCGCGGCGCTCGCCGAGGTGGACGCCTCACTGCCCCGCCACGCCGCGGTGGCGGCCTACCTGCGCGAGCGCGACGGCGACCTCGCGGCGGCGGCCCGGCTGTACGCCGAGGCGGCCCACGAGGCGACCAACCTCGCCGAGCGGGACCACCTCACGCGCCAGGCCGCCCGGCTGAACGCCCGGCGGCCCGGCTGA
- a CDS encoding TetR family transcriptional regulator has product MGDGPARRGRRPGAADTRGAVLAAARRLFLEHGYEAVTLRAIAADAGVDAALISYYFGSKRGLFGASMALVANPAEVLVRVLDGDPATLSLRALRAMLAIWDAEETGPALVAMVRNVMTEESFAVLVKEMLEREVVEKLADRVGGPQAHARAMAFCSQIAGIIMTRYLLALEPIASMPVEDVVRHCGPSLRLALHGRPGIRQERRMRRPDR; this is encoded by the coding sequence GTGGGGGATGGACCGGCCCGGCGGGGGCGCCGGCCCGGGGCGGCGGACACGCGCGGAGCCGTCCTCGCCGCGGCGCGGCGGCTGTTCCTCGAACACGGCTACGAGGCGGTGACGCTGCGGGCGATCGCCGCGGACGCCGGCGTGGACGCCGCCCTGATCAGCTACTACTTCGGCTCCAAACGCGGCCTGTTCGGCGCGTCCATGGCGCTGGTGGCGAACCCGGCCGAGGTGCTGGTGCGGGTGCTCGACGGCGACCCGGCCACGCTGAGCCTGCGGGCGCTGCGCGCCATGCTGGCCATCTGGGACGCCGAGGAGACCGGCCCGGCGCTGGTGGCCATGGTGCGCAACGTGATGACCGAGGAGTCGTTCGCCGTACTCGTGAAGGAGATGCTGGAGCGGGAGGTCGTCGAGAAGCTGGCCGACCGCGTCGGCGGCCCGCAGGCCCACGCGCGGGCCATGGCGTTCTGCTCGCAGATCGCGGGCATCATCATGACCCGCTACCTGCTGGCCCTCGAACCGATCGCGTCCATGCCGGTCGAGGACGTCGTGCGGCACTGCGGGCCGTCCCTGCGGCTGGCCCTGCACGGCCGGCCCGGAATTCGTCAGGAACGGCGGATGCGGCGGCCCGACCGGTAG
- a CDS encoding MFS transporter, whose amino-acid sequence MALTTASPADAAGAPAPPDEPARALRWVIITLAFACGASVANLYYAQPLLGLLSHSFGVSKGTATIVVTATQIGYALGLALLIPLGDLLENRRLASRTLLVTALALAVAAFSPDFWVFLAVSVLIGVTSVVAQILVPLAAHLAPAESRGRLVGQVMSGLLLGIMLARSVASFAAAAWGWRSIYAISAVVMLLTSLALLKVLPVRKPEHSARYGALLASVAGLVRSEPVLVRRALTQASMFGAFTAYWTAVAYELADRHHMSQNGIAVFALVGAAGAASAPVAGRLGDAGRGVVGRAVAILTGLVAMVLAGFGVGNLVLLAIAGVLLDFAVQGHQVLSQRDIYALRPDARARVNSVYMTTVFLGGAAASAATGAVHSAWGWTGVSVMGGALTLVAFALWSVERFTGHGARRP is encoded by the coding sequence GTGGCCCTGACCACCGCGAGCCCGGCCGACGCGGCCGGCGCCCCCGCCCCACCCGACGAGCCCGCCCGCGCACTGCGCTGGGTGATCATCACCCTCGCCTTCGCGTGCGGCGCCAGCGTCGCGAACCTCTACTACGCGCAGCCGCTGCTCGGCCTGCTCAGCCACTCCTTCGGCGTGAGCAAGGGCACCGCGACCATCGTGGTGACCGCCACCCAGATCGGCTACGCCCTCGGCCTCGCCCTGCTCATACCGCTCGGCGACCTCCTGGAGAACCGGCGGCTGGCCTCCCGCACGCTGCTGGTCACCGCGCTCGCGCTCGCGGTGGCCGCGTTCTCCCCGGACTTCTGGGTCTTCCTCGCGGTGTCGGTGCTGATCGGCGTCACCTCCGTGGTGGCGCAGATCCTGGTGCCGCTCGCGGCGCACCTCGCGCCCGCCGAGTCGCGCGGACGGCTGGTCGGGCAGGTGATGAGCGGGCTGCTGCTCGGCATCATGCTGGCCCGTTCCGTCGCCAGCTTCGCCGCCGCCGCGTGGGGCTGGCGCAGCATCTACGCCATCTCGGCCGTCGTCATGCTGCTCACCTCGCTGGCGCTGCTGAAGGTGCTGCCGGTCCGCAAGCCCGAGCACAGCGCCCGCTACGGCGCCCTGCTCGCCTCGGTGGCCGGGCTGGTGCGCAGCGAACCGGTGCTGGTGCGCCGGGCGCTGACGCAGGCGAGCATGTTCGGCGCGTTCACCGCGTACTGGACGGCGGTGGCGTACGAACTCGCCGACCGGCACCACATGTCGCAGAACGGCATCGCCGTCTTCGCGCTGGTGGGTGCCGCGGGCGCGGCCTCCGCACCCGTCGCCGGGCGGCTGGGCGACGCCGGGCGCGGGGTCGTCGGCCGGGCGGTGGCGATCCTGACCGGTCTGGTGGCGATGGTCCTGGCCGGGTTCGGGGTCGGCAACCTCGTGCTGCTCGCGATCGCCGGGGTGCTGCTGGACTTCGCCGTCCAGGGCCACCAGGTGCTCAGCCAGCGCGACATCTACGCGCTGCGGCCCGACGCCCGGGCCCGCGTCAACTCCGTCTACATGACCACCGTCTTCCTCGGCGGCGCCGCCGCGTCCGCCGCGACCGGGGCGGTGCACTCGGCCTGGGGCTGGACCGGGGTGAGTGTCATGGGCGGCGCCCTGACGCTGGTGGCGTTCGCGCTCTGGTCGGTGGAGCGCTTCACGGGCCACGGCGCCCGCCGTCCGTGA
- a CDS encoding maltokinase N-terminal cap-like domain-containing protein: MAFIHNTTLVPSKVELVAPWLAAQPWYAGTGRAPVLDKSGGFRLDDPAGEVGIEFMVVTDTSGEGEGRAYLVPLTYRGAALDGADHALIGTTEHGVLGHRWVYDGTHDPVLQAQLLALVQDRAEPQAQSVSDTADFTVVPTLNGPALPVDAVVTTVANGPDGTRLAVETPAYAAHTLHLLRALDPSTEVPADPAPRAHLSAGWHTPGTGERVTGLLALLVPTGG; the protein is encoded by the coding sequence ATGGCTTTCATCCACAACACCACGCTGGTACCGAGCAAGGTGGAACTCGTCGCGCCGTGGCTGGCGGCCCAGCCCTGGTACGCAGGCACCGGGCGGGCGCCCGTACTCGACAAGTCCGGCGGGTTCCGGCTGGACGACCCCGCGGGCGAGGTGGGCATCGAGTTCATGGTGGTCACCGACACCTCCGGTGAGGGCGAAGGGCGCGCCTACCTGGTCCCGTTGACGTACCGCGGTGCGGCGCTCGACGGCGCCGACCACGCGCTGATCGGCACCACCGAGCACGGCGTGCTCGGCCACCGCTGGGTCTACGACGGGACCCACGACCCCGTACTCCAGGCTCAGTTGCTCGCGCTGGTGCAGGACCGGGCCGAGCCGCAGGCGCAGTCCGTCTCGGACACGGCGGACTTCACGGTGGTCCCGACCCTCAACGGCCCCGCGCTGCCCGTGGACGCCGTCGTCACCACCGTCGCCAACGGGCCCGACGGCACCCGGCTCGCCGTCGAGACGCCCGCGTACGCCGCCCACACCCTGCACCTGCTGCGCGCCTTGGACCCGTCCACCGAGGTGCCGGCCGACCCGGCCCCGCGCGCCCACCTCAGCGCCGGGTGGCACACCCCCGGCACCGGGGAGCGCGTCACCGGGCTGCTCGCCCTGCTGGTCCCGACCGGCGGGTGA
- a CDS encoding TetR/AcrR family transcriptional regulator: protein METDEATGHPTRGRPRSEKRKAAILAAAGDLMMEGGLKAATMEAIAARAGVGKATVYKWWPSRGAVALEGFMLRAADSWTLPENAPAEESLRVIAVAAVRLFTRSPAGPLMRALAADAQSDPEIAQALREQWLSPRRAVTAEVLREGMRRGELRADLDIPATIDLIFGPVYFRLLFGHEPLDEAFAERTVRQAMAGIGADGNSPVRAVAQTERSVQ, encoded by the coding sequence GTGGAGACGGACGAAGCGACGGGGCACCCGACACGCGGGCGCCCGCGCAGCGAGAAACGCAAGGCGGCGATCCTCGCGGCAGCCGGCGACCTGATGATGGAAGGCGGGCTGAAGGCCGCCACGATGGAGGCCATCGCCGCCCGCGCGGGCGTCGGCAAGGCCACCGTCTACAAGTGGTGGCCGTCGCGCGGCGCGGTCGCCCTGGAGGGCTTCATGCTCCGCGCAGCGGATTCGTGGACCCTCCCCGAGAACGCCCCCGCCGAGGAGTCCCTGCGGGTCATCGCCGTGGCCGCGGTGCGGCTGTTCACGCGGAGCCCGGCCGGCCCGCTGATGCGCGCGCTGGCCGCGGACGCCCAGTCCGACCCGGAGATCGCGCAGGCGCTCCGCGAGCAGTGGCTCTCCCCGCGCCGCGCGGTGACCGCCGAGGTCCTGCGGGAGGGCATGCGCCGCGGGGAACTGCGGGCCGACCTGGACATCCCCGCGACGATCGACCTGATCTTCGGACCGGTGTACTTCCGGCTGCTGTTCGGCCACGAACCGCTGGACGAGGCGTTCGCCGAGCGGACCGTGCGGCAGGCGATGGCCGGGATCGGGGCGGATGGGAATAGCCCGGTGCGGGCCGTTGCTCAAACTGAACGTAGCGTTCAGTAA
- a CDS encoding SDR family oxidoreductase, whose translation MAARTTLVTGGTGTLGRLVVDRLRADGHDVRVLSRHAAPPYAVDLREGTGLDEALAGVDTVVHCASSPRGGDEEAARHLLDASRRAGVRHLVYISIVGVDRVPYSYYRSKFAVEKMIEESGIGFSVLRATQFHELVLQVLRALAKLPVVFVPAGLSDQPVDASEVAARLAGIAGGEPAGRVPDVGGPEVLGFAELARAYLRAGGRRRPVVGVPLTGRTYRAFRDGGHLAPEHAVGAVTFEQFLCRSAGD comes from the coding sequence ATGGCGGCGAGGACGACGTTGGTGACCGGCGGTACGGGAACGCTCGGGCGGCTCGTCGTGGACCGGCTGCGTGCCGACGGCCACGACGTGCGGGTGCTCAGCCGGCACGCGGCACCGCCGTACGCGGTGGACCTGCGCGAGGGGACCGGCCTCGACGAGGCGCTGGCGGGCGTGGACACGGTCGTGCACTGCGCGTCCAGCCCGCGCGGCGGCGACGAGGAGGCGGCCCGCCACCTGCTCGACGCCTCCCGGCGGGCGGGGGTGCGGCACCTCGTCTACATCTCGATCGTCGGCGTCGACCGGGTGCCGTACAGCTACTACCGCAGCAAGTTCGCCGTGGAGAAGATGATCGAGGAGTCCGGGATCGGGTTCAGCGTGCTGCGGGCGACGCAGTTCCACGAGCTGGTGCTCCAGGTGCTCAGGGCGCTGGCGAAGCTGCCGGTCGTGTTCGTGCCCGCGGGGCTGAGCGACCAGCCCGTGGACGCCTCGGAGGTCGCCGCGCGGCTGGCGGGGATCGCGGGCGGTGAGCCGGCCGGGCGGGTGCCCGACGTCGGCGGGCCCGAGGTGCTGGGGTTCGCCGAACTCGCCCGGGCCTATCTGCGGGCCGGCGGGCGGCGGCGCCCCGTGGTCGGGGTCCCGCTGACCGGCCGGACCTACCGCGCCTTCCGGGACGGCGGCCACCTCGCGCCCGAACACGCCGTCGGCGCGGTCACGTTCGAGCAGTTCCTCTGCCGGAGCGCCGGCGACTGA
- a CDS encoding nuclear transport factor 2 family protein, translating to MNSTAGETAVHHLIARYAELVDTGDFAGVGALFAHARFIGSGEPVEGRDGGVERMLRDSVIRYEDGTPRTHHVTTNIVAEVDEEAGTAHARSYVTVYQALPDFPLQAVAAGRYGDRFERHDGQWRFAERRVRIHLVGDVSRHLRA from the coding sequence GTGAACAGCACCGCGGGTGAGACCGCCGTCCACCATCTGATCGCCCGGTACGCCGAGTTGGTCGACACCGGGGACTTCGCCGGGGTCGGCGCGTTGTTCGCGCACGCCCGCTTCATCGGCAGCGGCGAGCCCGTCGAGGGCCGGGACGGCGGGGTGGAGCGGATGCTCCGCGACAGCGTGATCCGGTACGAGGACGGCACGCCGCGCACGCACCACGTCACCACGAACATCGTCGCCGAGGTGGACGAGGAGGCGGGCACCGCCCACGCGCGCTCCTACGTGACGGTGTACCAGGCCCTTCCCGACTTCCCGCTCCAGGCCGTGGCCGCGGGCCGCTACGGTGACCGCTTCGAACGGCACGACGGGCAGTGGCGGTTCGCGGAGCGCCGGGTCCGCATCCACCTGGTGGGCGACGTCAGCCGGCACCTGCGCGCGTAG
- a CDS encoding YciI family protein produces MAKYLLLKHYRGAPDAVNNVPMDRWTPQEISDHIRYMNDFAARLEETGEYVDSQALAPGGEWVRYDGEGRPPVTDGPFAETKDVIAGWMVIDVDGHDRAVELAGELSAAPGAGGRPIHEWLELRPFLTEAPTVTE; encoded by the coding sequence ATGGCCAAGTACCTTCTGCTGAAGCACTACCGCGGCGCCCCGGACGCGGTGAACAACGTGCCGATGGACCGGTGGACGCCGCAGGAGATCTCCGACCACATCCGGTACATGAACGACTTCGCGGCCCGGCTGGAGGAGACCGGCGAGTACGTCGACTCCCAGGCGCTCGCACCCGGCGGGGAGTGGGTCCGCTACGACGGCGAGGGGCGGCCGCCGGTCACCGACGGCCCGTTCGCCGAGACCAAGGACGTCATCGCCGGGTGGATGGTGATCGACGTGGACGGCCACGACCGCGCCGTGGAACTGGCCGGGGAACTCTCGGCAGCGCCCGGCGCGGGCGGCCGGCCCATCCACGAGTGGCTGGAGCTGCGCCCGTTCCTCACCGAGGCGCCCACGGTCACGGAGTGA